One genomic region from Gemmobacter aquarius encodes:
- a CDS encoding HpcH/HpaI aldolase/citrate lyase family protein, whose translation MSHTLYPLRRQRLQRSELAVPSSNPAMIDKAANGPADYVFLDLEDAVAPPEKEQARKNCIQALNDIDWAAKGKTVSVRINGLDTHYMYRDVVDVMEQAGDKVHTLLVPKVGVRDDLYMVEAMVNQIEQAKGYSTRVGLEALIETALGMANVESIAQFGGRLEAMHFGVADYAASMRARTTNIGGLNPHYPGDQWHAAISRMVIACRAYGLRAIDGPFGDFSDPEGYKDGARRAAALGCEGKWAIHPSQVEMANDVFSPTEAEVTKAKRIIEELKIAESQGKGAASLDGKMIDAASEKMARNVLVVAEAIANRS comes from the coding sequence ATGTCCCACACTTTGTACCCGCTGCGGCGTCAACGCCTGCAGCGATCGGAACTCGCTGTCCCGTCGTCAAACCCTGCAATGATCGACAAGGCCGCAAACGGCCCCGCCGATTACGTCTTCCTCGACCTTGAGGATGCCGTTGCACCGCCGGAAAAAGAACAGGCGCGCAAGAACTGCATCCAGGCGCTGAACGACATCGATTGGGCCGCCAAGGGCAAGACCGTGTCGGTTCGCATCAACGGGCTTGATACGCATTACATGTACCGCGACGTGGTCGATGTGATGGAACAGGCGGGCGACAAGGTGCATACCCTGCTGGTGCCCAAGGTCGGCGTGCGCGACGACCTTTACATGGTCGAAGCGATGGTCAACCAGATCGAACAGGCCAAGGGCTATTCCACCCGCGTCGGGCTTGAGGCGCTGATCGAAACCGCGCTTGGCATGGCCAACGTGGAAAGCATCGCGCAATTCGGTGGCCGCTTGGAGGCGATGCACTTCGGCGTGGCCGATTACGCGGCCTCGATGCGCGCCCGCACCACCAACATCGGCGGCCTCAATCCGCATTACCCCGGCGACCAGTGGCACGCCGCGATTTCCCGCATGGTCATCGCCTGCCGCGCATACGGCCTGCGCGCCATCGACGGGCCGTTCGGTGATTTCAGCGACCCCGAAGGTTACAAGGACGGCGCACGCCGCGCTGCCGCCTTGGGCTGCGAAGGCAAATGGGCGATCCACCCGTCTCAGGTCGAAATGGCCAACGACGTCTTCAGCCCGACCGAGGCCGAAGTGACCAAGGCCAAGCGCATCATCGAAGAGTTGAAGATCGCCGAAAGCCAAGGCAAGGGCGCTGCCAGCCTCGACGGCAAGATGATCGACGCCGCTTCGGAAAAGATGGCCCGCAACGTGCTGGTCGTCGCCGAAGCCATCGCTAACCGCTCGTAA
- a CDS encoding malate--CoA ligase subunit beta: MDIHEYQAKEILARFGVPVPRGGLAYSPEQAGYRARELGGSAWVVKAQIHSGGRGAAGGVKLCRSEAEVQQFAATLFGKQLVTKQTDANGKGVYRLWVEGASDIAKEMYLGFVLDRKSERIMIVASAHGGMEIEELAETDPDSLQRMTLDPAVGLSEFQARELAFKLGLKGGQIAQMVTILKACYRAYRDLDAVMVEINPLVITGAGDLIALDAKMSFDTNALFRRPEIAELRDRSQEDPRESAAGDYGLAYVGLDGDIGCIINGAGLAMATMDMIKLAGGEPANFLDIGGGASPERVVRAFRTVLADRNVSVILVNIFAGINRCDWVAEGVVQAYREVGMTIPVVVRLAGTNVEEGKRILATSGLPLITADTLAEAAEKAVATRMKSAA, translated from the coding sequence ATGGACATTCACGAATACCAAGCCAAGGAAATCCTCGCCCGTTTCGGCGTTCCGGTCCCGCGCGGCGGTCTGGCCTATAGCCCCGAACAGGCGGGCTACCGCGCCCGCGAACTGGGCGGATCGGCATGGGTGGTCAAGGCGCAGATCCATTCCGGCGGGCGCGGCGCGGCGGGCGGGGTAAAGCTGTGCCGGTCGGAAGCCGAGGTGCAGCAATTCGCCGCCACCCTGTTCGGCAAGCAGCTTGTGACCAAGCAGACCGATGCGAACGGCAAGGGCGTTTACCGTCTGTGGGTCGAAGGTGCCTCGGACATTGCCAAAGAGATGTACCTGGGCTTCGTGCTCGACCGCAAATCCGAACGGATCATGATCGTGGCTTCGGCGCATGGCGGGATGGAGATCGAGGAGCTGGCCGAAACCGACCCTGACAGCCTGCAACGCATGACGCTCGACCCCGCTGTTGGCCTGTCCGAGTTTCAGGCGCGGGAACTCGCGTTCAAGCTGGGGCTGAAGGGCGGGCAGATCGCGCAGATGGTGACGATCCTGAAAGCCTGCTACCGCGCATACCGCGACCTCGACGCGGTGATGGTCGAGATCAATCCGCTGGTCATCACCGGCGCGGGCGACCTGATCGCGCTGGATGCCAAGATGTCCTTCGACACGAATGCCCTTTTCCGCCGCCCCGAAATCGCCGAACTGCGCGACCGGTCACAGGAAGACCCGCGCGAATCGGCTGCGGGCGACTATGGGCTTGCCTATGTCGGCCTTGATGGCGACATCGGCTGCATCATCAACGGCGCGGGTCTGGCCATGGCGACCATGGACATGATCAAGCTTGCCGGAGGGGAACCCGCCAATTTCCTCGATATTGGCGGCGGGGCCAGCCCCGAGCGGGTGGTGCGGGCTTTCCGCACGGTGCTGGCCGACCGCAATGTCAGCGTGATCCTTGTCAATATCTTCGCAGGCATCAACCGCTGCGACTGGGTCGCCGAAGGCGTAGTCCAAGCCTACCGCGAGGTTGGCATGACCATTCCGGTCGTCGTCCGCCTCGCAGGCACGAATGTCGAGGAAGGCAAGCGCATCCTCGCCACGTCGGGCCTGCCGCTCATCACCGCCGACACGCTGGCCGAGGCTGCCGAAAAGGCCGTCGCGACCCGTATGAAATCCGCTGCATAA
- the sucD gene encoding succinate--CoA ligase subunit alpha: protein MAILINERTPVIVQGMSGRIGQFHAGDMIAHGTNVVGGVTPGRGGETLLGRPLFNTVREAVEATGAEASLVFVPPPFAADAIMEAADAGIKTAVCVTDGIPSQDMMKVKRFLRRYPSDRKLRLIGPNCAGIISPGKGFMGIMPPHIYMPGRIGIVGRSGTLGYEAASQLKALGIGVSTSVGIGGDPINGSSFRDILELFEADPETDAVMMIGEIGGPQEAEAAVYARDHMKKPVVAYIAGLSAPKGRKMGHAGAIISAFGESAQEKVEILSAAGITIAPNPSSMGETMAAVLASRRAAA, encoded by the coding sequence ATGGCAATTCTGATCAACGAACGCACGCCTGTCATCGTTCAGGGCATGTCGGGCCGCATCGGCCAGTTCCACGCAGGCGACATGATCGCGCATGGCACCAATGTGGTGGGCGGCGTAACCCCCGGTCGGGGCGGCGAAACCCTGCTCGGCCGCCCGCTCTTCAACACCGTCCGCGAGGCGGTCGAGGCGACGGGGGCGGAAGCCTCCCTCGTCTTCGTGCCGCCGCCCTTTGCCGCCGACGCGATCATGGAGGCGGCGGATGCGGGCATCAAGACCGCCGTCTGCGTGACCGACGGCATTCCGTCGCAAGATATGATGAAGGTCAAACGCTTCCTGCGCCGCTACCCCAGCGACCGCAAACTGCGCCTGATCGGTCCGAACTGCGCGGGCATCATCTCGCCCGGCAAGGGGTTCATGGGCATCATGCCGCCGCATATCTACATGCCCGGCCGCATCGGCATCGTCGGTCGTTCCGGCACCTTGGGATATGAGGCTGCAAGCCAGCTCAAGGCGCTGGGGATCGGGGTTTCGACAAGCGTGGGCATCGGCGGCGACCCGATCAACGGGTCGTCCTTCCGCGACATCCTCGAACTCTTCGAAGCCGATCCCGAAACCGATGCCGTAATGATGATCGGCGAAATCGGCGGCCCGCAGGAAGCCGAAGCCGCGGTTTACGCCCGCGACCACATGAAAAAGCCGGTCGTGGCCTATATCGCGGGCCTGTCCGCGCCCAAGGGCCGCAAGATGGGCCATGCGGGGGCGATCATCTCGGCCTTTGGCGAAAGCGCGCAGGAAAAGGTGGAAATCCTGTCCGCCGCTGGCATCACCATCGCGCCGAACCCGTCTTCGATGGGCGAAACGATGGCCGCCGTGCTGGCGTCGCGCCGCGCTGCGGCCTGA
- a CDS encoding nucleoside/nucleotide kinase family protein, with product MSPLIDPVGLADLLFAKAGQGRVIAAIAGPPGSGKSTVAERIVDDLNARQAGMAAVLPMDGYHYDDLHLVPAGLRPRKGAPDTFDVGGLYHTLKRIRARDEDFVAVPVFDRDIEIARAGARMIPADVPVIVVEGNYLLLADSPWSRLRPLFDVAVLVDVPESVLRERLRARWVHYGLSEADIDWKLDGNDLPNGRMVMAQSTGEDFRLAN from the coding sequence ATGTCGCCGCTGATCGATCCGGTGGGTCTGGCCGATCTGCTGTTCGCCAAGGCGGGGCAGGGGCGGGTGATCGCGGCCATCGCCGGACCGCCCGGTTCGGGTAAATCCACCGTGGCCGAGCGGATCGTCGACGATCTGAACGCGCGGCAGGCGGGAATGGCGGCGGTGCTGCCGATGGACGGCTATCATTACGACGACCTGCATCTGGTTCCTGCGGGCCTGCGTCCGCGCAAGGGTGCGCCCGATACCTTCGATGTCGGCGGGCTGTATCACACCCTGAAACGCATCCGCGCGCGTGATGAAGATTTCGTCGCCGTGCCGGTGTTCGACCGCGACATCGAAATCGCCCGTGCCGGAGCGCGGATGATTCCGGCGGATGTGCCGGTGATCGTGGTCGAGGGCAATTACCTGCTGTTGGCTGACAGCCCTTGGTCGCGCCTGCGCCCGCTGTTCGACGTGGCGGTTCTGGTGGATGTGCCCGAATCTGTGCTGCGCGAACGCCTTCGCGCCCGCTGGGTGCATTACGGCCTGTCGGAAGCGGATATCGATTGGAAGCTTGACGGCAATGATCTGCCCAATGGCCGAATGGTCATGGCGCAAAGCACCGGCGAAGATTTCCGTCTGGCAAACTGA
- a CDS encoding acetyl-CoA carboxylase carboxyltransferase subunit alpha, whose translation MNYLEFEKPLAEIEGKAEELRAMARSNSGMDVSKEAEALDRKAEALLRDLYKDLNAWRKCQVARHPDRPHCKDYIDQLFSEFTPLAGDRNFADDHAVMGGIARFNDQPVMIIGHEKGNDTKSRIERNFGMARPEGYRKAIRLMDMADRFGLPVITLVDTPGAYPGKGAEERGQAEAIARSTEKCLQIGVPLISVVIGEGGSGGAVAFATANRVAMLEHSVYSVISPEGCASILWKDAEKMREAAEALRLTAQNLQKLGVIDRIIKEPMGGAQRGQKETIEAVGKGIETMLKELSGKKRDALIKDRRQKFIEMGSKGLAA comes from the coding sequence ATGAACTATCTGGAATTCGAAAAGCCGCTGGCCGAGATCGAAGGCAAGGCCGAAGAGCTGCGCGCCATGGCGCGGTCCAATTCCGGTATGGACGTGTCGAAAGAGGCCGAGGCGCTGGACCGCAAAGCCGAGGCGCTGCTGAGGGATCTGTACAAAGACCTGAACGCATGGCGCAAATGTCAGGTGGCCCGCCATCCCGACCGGCCGCATTGCAAAGACTACATCGACCAGCTTTTCAGCGAATTCACGCCGCTGGCGGGGGACCGGAACTTTGCCGACGATCACGCCGTCATGGGCGGAATCGCGCGGTTCAACGATCAGCCGGTGATGATTATCGGCCATGAAAAGGGCAATGACACCAAAAGCCGGATCGAGCGGAATTTCGGCATGGCGCGGCCCGAAGGCTATCGCAAGGCGATCCGCCTGATGGATATGGCCGACCGTTTCGGCCTGCCGGTCATCACCCTTGTCGACACCCCCGGTGCCTATCCGGGCAAAGGCGCGGAAGAACGCGGACAGGCCGAGGCCATCGCGCGGTCGACCGAAAAGTGCCTGCAAATCGGCGTGCCGCTGATTTCCGTGGTGATCGGCGAAGGCGGATCGGGCGGCGCTGTGGCCTTTGCCACGGCCAACCGCGTGGCGATGCTGGAACATTCGGTCTATTCGGTGATCAGCCCCGAAGGCTGTGCGTCGATCCTTTGGAAAGACGCCGAAAAGATGCGCGAAGCGGCGGAAGCCTTGCGCCTGACCGCGCAGAACCTGCAAAAGCTGGGCGTGATCGACCGCATCATCAAAGAACCCATGGGCGGCGCGCAGCGCGGGCAAAAGGAAACCATTGAAGCGGTCGGCAAGGGCATCGAGACGATGCTGAAAGAGCTGTCGGGCAAGAAGCGCGATGCCCTGATCAAGGACCGCCGCCAGAAATTCATCGAGATGGGGTCCAAAGGGCTGGCCGCCTGA
- a CDS encoding L-malyl-CoA/beta-methylmalyl-CoA lyase encodes MSFRLQPPAPARPNRCQLFGPGSRPALFAKMAASAADVINIDLEDSVAPSDKESARANVIAAVSDIDWGKKTLSVRINGLDTPWWYRDVVDLLEQAGDRLDMIMIPKVGCAEDVYAVDALVTAIERAKGRKKPIAFEVIIESAAGIAHVEAIAASSPRLQAMSLGAADFAASMGMQTTGIGGTQENYYMLQNGAKHWSDPWHWAQAAIVAACRTHGVLPVDGPFGDFSDDEGFRAQALRSATLGMVGKWAIHPKQVALANEVFTPSDAAVTEAREILAAMDEAKARGEGATVYKGRLVDIASIKQAEVIVRQAELIAG; translated from the coding sequence ATGAGCTTCCGCCTGCAACCGCCTGCGCCCGCCCGCCCGAACCGGTGCCAGTTGTTCGGGCCGGGATCGCGCCCGGCGCTGTTCGCTAAAATGGCGGCGAGTGCGGCAGATGTCATCAACATCGATCTCGAGGATTCGGTGGCCCCGAGCGACAAGGAAAGCGCCCGCGCCAACGTTATTGCCGCCGTGTCCGATATCGACTGGGGCAAGAAGACGCTGTCGGTTCGGATAAACGGGCTGGATACGCCGTGGTGGTATCGGGATGTGGTCGATCTGCTGGAACAGGCGGGCGACCGGCTGGATATGATCATGATCCCGAAAGTGGGCTGTGCCGAGGATGTCTATGCCGTCGACGCGCTGGTAACGGCGATCGAGCGGGCCAAGGGGCGCAAGAAACCTATCGCCTTTGAAGTCATCATCGAATCGGCGGCAGGCATCGCCCATGTCGAGGCGATTGCCGCAAGCAGCCCGCGTTTGCAGGCCATGTCGCTGGGGGCGGCGGATTTCGCGGCCAGCATGGGGATGCAGACCACCGGCATCGGCGGAACTCAGGAAAACTACTACATGCTGCAAAACGGCGCAAAGCACTGGTCCGACCCGTGGCATTGGGCGCAGGCGGCCATCGTTGCGGCCTGCCGCACGCATGGGGTGCTGCCGGTCGACGGCCCGTTTGGCGATTTCAGCGACGACGAAGGCTTTCGCGCGCAGGCGCTGCGCTCGGCCACGCTGGGCATGGTGGGCAAATGGGCAATTCACCCAAAGCAGGTGGCGCTGGCGAACGAGGTCTTCACCCCTTCGGACGCCGCCGTGACCGAGGCCCGTGAAATCCTTGCCGCAATGGACGAGGCCAAGGCGCGGGGCGAAGGCGCAACCGTCTACAAGGGCCGTCTGGTCGATATCGCATCGATCAAACAGGCCGAGGTGATCGTGCGTCAGGCCGAGTTGATCGCGGGCTGA
- the dgcA gene encoding N-acetyl-D-Glu racemase DgcA — translation MISVSQDTFRLAQVFTISRGSRTEARVITAGITRGGVTGWGECVPYARYGETVESVAAQIAGLPADIDRIALQSALPAGAARNAVDCALWDLQAKIAGKRVWELLGLPAPQPVVTAYTLSLDTPDAMREAARTHAHRPILKIKLGTPDDMPRLEAVRQGAPNAKILIDANEGWTAGIYADLAPHLIRLGVALVEQPLPAGQDDMLAEIARPLPVAADEACHDRSSLAKLRGKYDVVNIKLDKTGGLTEALALREQAIAQGFGIMVGCMVGSSLAIAPATILAQGAAHVDLDAPLLLAEDRPHPMFYDASGVHAPPRDLWG, via the coding sequence ATGATCAGCGTCTCGCAAGATACTTTCCGCCTCGCGCAGGTCTTTACCATCTCGCGCGGGTCACGCACCGAAGCGCGCGTGATTACCGCAGGCATCACGCGGGGCGGCGTGACCGGATGGGGCGAATGCGTGCCCTATGCCCGCTACGGCGAAACGGTCGAAAGCGTGGCCGCCCAGATCGCCGGCCTGCCCGCCGATATCGACCGCATCGCCCTGCAATCCGCCCTGCCCGCCGGAGCCGCCCGTAACGCGGTGGATTGCGCTTTGTGGGATTTGCAGGCGAAAATCGCGGGCAAGCGGGTGTGGGAACTGCTTGGCCTGCCCGCCCCGCAGCCGGTGGTGACCGCCTATACCCTGTCGCTCGACACGCCTGACGCGATGCGCGAGGCGGCGCGCACCCACGCGCATCGCCCGATCCTGAAGATAAAGCTCGGCACGCCCGATGACATGCCGCGACTGGAAGCCGTGCGTCAGGGCGCGCCGAATGCCAAGATCCTGATCGACGCGAACGAAGGGTGGACCGCCGGCATATACGCCGATCTCGCCCCGCACCTGATCCGGCTTGGCGTGGCGCTGGTGGAACAGCCGCTTCCCGCCGGACAGGATGACATGCTGGCCGAAATTGCCCGCCCCCTGCCGGTGGCCGCGGATGAAGCCTGCCATGACCGTTCATCGCTGGCGAAACTGCGCGGAAAATACGATGTGGTGAACATCAAGCTCGACAAGACCGGCGGCCTGACCGAGGCGCTTGCCCTGCGCGAACAGGCCATCGCCCAAGGCTTTGGCATCATGGTCGGTTGCATGGTCGGCTCATCCCTCGCCATCGCCCCCGCCACGATCCTCGCCCAAGGGGCCGCGCATGTCGACCTTGACGCGCCGCTGCTTCTGGCCGAAGACCGCCCGCATCCGATGTTTTATGACGCGTCAGGTGTGCATGCACCGCCGCGCGATCTTTGGGGGTAA
- a CDS encoding D-amino-acid transaminase, with protein sequence MNRTVYVNGDYLPEAEAKVSVFDRGFLMADGVYEVTSVLDGKLIDFDGHAKRLHRSLSELDMAAPCTDEELLAMHRELVVLNGIDQGMIYLQVTRGNPGDRSFVFPDASVKPTIVAFTQNIPNLADAPAAKTGFKVISIPDIRWGRRDIKTVQLLYPSMGKMMAKKAGVDDSWFVEDGAVTEGTSNNAYIVKGNKIITRQLTSDILHGITRASVLRFAAEAQFEVEERPFTIAEAQAADEAFSTAASIFVMPVVEIDGQAVGTGKPGPVATRLREIYLDEMRKAAL encoded by the coding sequence ATGAACCGCACCGTATACGTGAACGGAGACTACCTGCCCGAAGCCGAAGCCAAGGTTTCGGTCTTCGACCGCGGCTTCCTGATGGCCGACGGTGTGTACGAAGTCACTTCTGTCCTCGACGGCAAGCTGATCGACTTCGACGGCCACGCCAAACGCCTGCACCGGTCGCTTTCGGAACTCGACATGGCCGCCCCTTGCACCGACGAAGAACTCCTCGCCATGCACCGCGAATTGGTGGTGCTGAACGGCATCGACCAGGGCATGATCTATCTGCAGGTCACGCGCGGCAATCCCGGCGACCGCAGCTTCGTCTTCCCCGATGCATCCGTGAAACCGACCATCGTCGCCTTTACCCAGAACATCCCGAACCTTGCCGATGCCCCTGCCGCCAAAACCGGTTTCAAGGTCATCTCGATCCCCGACATCCGCTGGGGTCGCCGCGACATCAAGACGGTGCAACTCTTGTATCCGTCGATGGGCAAGATGATGGCCAAAAAGGCGGGCGTGGACGATTCTTGGTTCGTCGAGGACGGGGCCGTGACCGAAGGCACGTCGAACAACGCCTATATCGTCAAGGGCAACAAGATCATCACCCGCCAACTGACCAGCGACATCCTGCACGGGATCACCCGCGCCTCGGTCTTGCGCTTTGCCGCCGAAGCGCAGTTTGAGGTAGAGGAGCGCCCCTTTACCATCGCCGAAGCCCAAGCCGCGGACGAGGCCTTTTCGACAGCGGCCTCGATCTTCGTCATGCCGGTGGTCGAGATCGACGGCCAAGCCGTGGGCACGGGCAAGCCCGGCCCCGTCGCCACCCGACTGCGCGAAATCTATCTGGACGAAATGCGCAAAGCGGCGCTTTGA
- a CDS encoding calcium-binding protein, translating to MELLLLLLGLPLALMTNNSSDAPNEDEPDPADDSSVATVDIPGLDDSAQPSVATFATASAKATNGADILTGTDGNDRIFAYGGADEVDGALGRDLITGGAGADTLLGGGGDDRMFGGQSNDDIDGGTGGDLLAGGAGRDELRGGLGNDTLTGGSGNDSLYGGDGDDLVTGFADSGRDTVLLGAGADEFRGATTVTEVDVRGGDGDDVIRSGSGNDTLLGDGGNDTIRGGNGNDSVEGGEGNDSLLGERGDDTLIGGAGNDTLDGILGGRDSLSGGAGNDVLRGGFTDTVTGGIGNDSFEANYGVDDLPAAQSGAMTVTDFVSSDDQLVVRLDGTTAGDVFRLVVRQVSGGLEGLLFENAQTDGSPLFVLQGVDLADVTASDFSVVAAAGVNVTVQLGAS from the coding sequence ATGGAATTATTGTTGCTTTTGCTGGGTCTGCCTTTGGCGCTGATGACCAACAATTCATCGGACGCGCCAAACGAAGACGAACCCGACCCGGCCGATGATTCCTCTGTCGCGACTGTAGACATTCCCGGCCTTGACGATTCCGCGCAGCCTTCGGTCGCCACATTTGCAACGGCTTCTGCCAAGGCGACGAACGGGGCCGACATTCTGACCGGAACCGACGGCAACGATCGCATCTTCGCCTATGGCGGTGCAGACGAAGTTGACGGCGCGCTTGGCCGCGACCTGATCACCGGCGGTGCCGGAGCCGACACCTTGCTGGGCGGTGGCGGTGATGACCGCATGTTCGGCGGTCAGAGCAACGATGATATCGACGGCGGAACGGGTGGCGATCTTCTGGCCGGAGGCGCAGGCCGCGACGAGTTGCGAGGCGGTTTGGGCAATGACACGCTGACGGGGGGCAGCGGCAACGACAGCCTCTATGGCGGCGACGGTGACGACCTCGTGACCGGATTTGCCGATTCGGGGCGCGATACCGTGCTTCTGGGCGCGGGTGCCGATGAATTCCGTGGCGCGACGACCGTGACCGAGGTCGATGTGCGCGGCGGCGATGGTGACGACGTCATCCGCAGCGGCAGCGGCAACGACACGCTGCTTGGCGACGGTGGTAACGACACCATCCGTGGCGGCAATGGCAACGATTCGGTCGAAGGCGGCGAAGGCAACGACAGCCTGCTTGGCGAACGCGGAGACGATACGCTGATCGGCGGAGCGGGCAACGACACGCTGGACGGTATTCTTGGCGGGCGCGATTCGCTTTCGGGCGGTGCGGGCAATGACGTGTTGCGCGGCGGCTTCACCGACACCGTAACGGGCGGGATCGGGAACGACAGTTTCGAGGCCAACTATGGGGTCGACGACCTTCCTGCAGCGCAATCGGGGGCAATGACGGTCACCGACTTCGTGTCGAGCGATGATCAGCTGGTCGTCAGACTGGACGGGACAACTGCGGGCGATGTCTTCCGCCTTGTGGTGCGGCAGGTTTCGGGCGGGCTGGAAGGGCTGCTGTTTGAAAACGCCCAGACCGACGGCTCGCCGCTGTTCGTGCTGCAGGGGGTCGATCTGGCAGATGTCACCGCCAGCGATTTCAGCGTGGTCGCGGCTGCGGGTGTAAATGTGACGGTGCAGTTGGGCGCAAGCTGA
- a CDS encoding DUF1244 domain-containing protein, producing MAELDPATLQALEAAAFRRLRDHLQDRIDVQNIDLMNMAGFCRNCLSRWMFEAAVEQGVALDKDAAKTLVYGMPYEDWKALHQAEASDGQKAAFAESIRAHEGPGAD from the coding sequence ATGGCCGAGCTTGACCCCGCAACCCTGCAAGCGCTTGAAGCCGCAGCCTTTCGCCGCCTGCGCGACCACCTGCAAGACCGCATCGATGTGCAAAACATCGACCTGATGAACATGGCCGGATTTTGCCGCAACTGCCTGTCACGCTGGATGTTCGAGGCCGCGGTCGAACAGGGCGTGGCGCTCGACAAGGACGCCGCAAAGACGCTGGTCTACGGGATGCCCTATGAAGACTGGAAAGCCCTGCATCAGGCCGAAGCCTCTGACGGGCAAAAGGCAGCCTTTGCAGAATCGATCAGGGCGCACGAAGGCCCCGGCGCGGACTGA
- a CDS encoding N-formylglutamate amidohydrolase translates to MDAYHIIGEGRGGRWLVTCDHASNHVPDWIGGGSLGIGPADMSRHIAYDVGAAGLARYLAEALDSPCILTDFSRLVIDPNRGEDDPTLVMKLYDGTIIPANRHAGEAEVAERLDRLHRPYHAALARLAARRPDTVIVAVHSFTPCLKGRSPRPWHVGVLHSHLDERLSRVLIDRLRGEPDLCVGDNEPYSGHLPGDAIDRHALQQGRLNTLIELRNDLIADAGAQAGWAGRLAPLLCDSLADLGL, encoded by the coding sequence GTGGATGCCTATCATATCATCGGCGAAGGGCGGGGCGGGCGCTGGCTTGTCACCTGCGACCATGCGTCAAACCATGTGCCCGACTGGATCGGGGGCGGGTCGCTGGGGATCGGCCCTGCGGATATGTCGCGCCATATCGCTTATGATGTCGGTGCCGCAGGCCTCGCGCGGTATCTGGCCGAGGCGCTGGACAGCCCCTGCATCCTGACCGATTTCTCGCGGCTGGTGATCGATCCGAACCGGGGCGAGGATGACCCGACGCTGGTGATGAAGCTGTATGACGGCACGATCATTCCCGCCAACCGCCACGCGGGCGAGGCCGAGGTTGCCGAACGGCTTGACCGCCTGCACCGCCCCTACCATGCGGCCCTTGCGCGGCTTGCGGCGCGGCGGCCCGACACGGTGATCGTCGCGGTGCATTCCTTTACCCCCTGCCTCAAGGGCCGCAGCCCGCGCCCCTGGCATGTGGGGGTGCTGCATTCGCATCTGGACGAGCGGTTGTCGCGCGTGCTGATCGACCGTTTGCGCGGCGAGCCTGACCTGTGTGTCGGCGACAACGAACCCTATTCGGGCCATTTGCCGGGCGATGCCATCGACCGGCACGCGTTGCAGCAGGGGCGGCTGAACACGCTGATCGAGTTGCGAAACGACCTGATCGCGGACGCGGGCGCGCAGGCGGGTTGGGCGGGGCGGTTGGCGCCCTTGCTCTGCGACAGTCTGGCTGACCTTGGACTGTAG